A region from the Pseudonocardia petroleophila genome encodes:
- a CDS encoding phage distal tail protein, with protein sequence MSILDEQFSYRGLVFGEGCDVMVNSWEGLEGFEARTADSEQPRGDGGIRGLDYMASRLVSFELSIIEKIDFDGSIYEELWRKVRSAFQISRADDFELAFKRPGMPERMIRCRPIQLMRSEKYLSFNRYGFPPVVLRAVDPRIYSTEIKSANATVYTVVSGGVELPAELPTEFGAGSQTELVVQNDGEANAFPLLRFYGPVSGTVTGVKLTNSTTGQVFEVSATISSGQILTADMEAAVTGADQLVVSLDGSSRYGDWELPRAPFFLAPGSNNLRFEVTGTSTNAICNVTWRDTWDG encoded by the coding sequence ATGTCGATTCTGGACGAGCAGTTCAGCTACCGGGGGCTCGTGTTCGGCGAGGGCTGTGACGTCATGGTCAACAGCTGGGAGGGCCTGGAGGGCTTCGAAGCGCGGACCGCTGACTCCGAGCAGCCCCGTGGTGATGGCGGGATCCGTGGCCTCGACTACATGGCCTCGCGCCTCGTGTCCTTCGAGCTGTCCATCATCGAGAAGATTGACTTCGACGGCTCCATCTACGAGGAGCTGTGGCGCAAGGTGCGTTCGGCTTTCCAGATCTCCCGGGCGGACGACTTCGAGCTGGCCTTCAAGCGGCCGGGCATGCCGGAGCGCATGATCCGGTGCCGCCCGATCCAGCTCATGCGGTCCGAGAAGTACCTGAGTTTTAACAGGTACGGGTTCCCGCCGGTCGTTCTGCGAGCAGTGGATCCTCGGATCTACTCGACCGAGATCAAGAGCGCTAACGCAACCGTCTACACGGTCGTTAGCGGCGGAGTCGAGCTCCCCGCCGAACTGCCCACCGAGTTCGGTGCTGGTTCACAGACCGAGCTGGTGGTGCAGAACGACGGGGAGGCCAACGCATTCCCGCTGCTGCGCTTCTACGGACCCGTCTCAGGAACCGTCACCGGCGTCAAGCTGACGAATAGCACTACCGGTCAGGTCTTTGAAGTGAGCGCAACGATCAGCTCCGGACAGATCCTCACCGCCGACATGGAAGCAGCCGTCACAGGCGCGGACCAGCTTGTGGTCTCCCTCGACGGCAGCTCGCGCTACGGCGATTGGGAGTTGCCTCGGGCTCCGTTCTTCCTCGCTCCGGGCTCCAACAACCTGCGCTTCGAGGTCACCGGGACGTCGACGAATGCGATCTGCAACGTGACCTGGCGAGACACTTGGGACGGATGA